The genomic DNA TTTGCGTTCTTCTTCCGCAACACCACGCTGGGGGTGGCGATGCGCGCGGTGGCCGACGACCAGCAGGCGGCGCAGTCGCTCGGGGTCAGCGTCCGCCGCATCTTCGCCGTGTCGTGGGCGATCGCGGCGGGCGTCGCCGCGGTGGCCGGCGTGGTCGTGAGCAGCCTCAACGGATTGAACGCCGATGCGCTGAGTTTCATCGGCCTCAAAGTGTTTCCGGCGGTGATCCTGGGGGGACTCGATAGTGTCCCGGGCGCGGTGGTCGGCGGGGTGGCGATCGGGGTGCTCGAGAACCTGGCCGGCGGGTACCTCGACCCCCTCGTGGGCGGCGGGACGAAAGAGGTGGCGCCGTTTGTGGTCCTGGTGCTCGTGTTGATGCTGCGGCCCTATGGGCTGTTCGGTACCGTGGAGATCGAGCGTGTGTGACCTGGGCCGACCGCCCAAGACGCGCACATGAGCACGCGCACATGAGGACGCGCGCGTGAGGAGATTCGTCTTCTCCGACTGCGGGGACTTCAAGACCCGGTACGAACAGGAAGCCGCGCTGTTTCCGAACGATGTGGGCCGTCTCGCCCTCTGCGTCGCGCTCGTCATCTGGTTTCTGGCTATACCCGCCCTCGCGGGACCGTATCTGCTGTCCATCGTCAACCTGACCGGGGTCGCGATCATCGGCGCTACGGGATTGAACCTGTTAACGGGCTACACTGGCCAGATCACAATTGGGCACGGCGCGTTCATGGGGGTCGGCGCCTATACGGCGGCGATCCTGGCCGCGCGGGTCCATCTGCCTTTCCTCGTCGTAATCCCCCTCGCCGGGCTGGTCACGGCCGGGGTGGGGGCGTTCTTCGGCATCCCGTCCCTCCGGCTCAAGGGCCTGTACCTGGCGATCGCCACGCTCGCGGCGCAGTTCATCCTCGAGTATGTGTTCCTCCACTGGGACTGGTTGACCCGGGGTACCTCGGGCTTCCCCGTTCCTACCGCGAGGATCGGCCGGTGGGCGGTGGTCGGAGAGCGC from bacterium includes the following:
- a CDS encoding branched-chain amino acid ABC transporter permease, with the protein product MRRFVFSDCGDFKTRYEQEAALFPNDVGRLALCVALVIWFLAIPALAGPYLLSIVNLTGVAIIGATGLNLLTGYTGQITIGHGAFMGVGAYTAAILAARVHLPFLVVIPLAGLVTAGVGAFFGIPSLRLKGLYLAIATLAAQFILEYVFLHWDWLTRGTSGFPVPTARIGRWAVVGERPFFWVIGAGVVLITWLNLNLLRTRVGRAFVAIRDNDRAASAIGIPLFGYKLQAFFLSAFMVGVAGALYAYYIGVVTPGRFSLELSIDYLAMGIVGGLGTALGPIYGAVVITVLPEILRSLSQALSGVFPNITTALNALRDVVFGIVIIAFLIFEPEGLADRWRVLRAYFKQWPFAY